Proteins encoded together in one Telopea speciosissima isolate NSW1024214 ecotype Mountain lineage chromosome 6, Tspe_v1, whole genome shotgun sequence window:
- the LOC122665692 gene encoding uncharacterized mitochondrial protein AtMg00810-like — protein sequence MFTLQPPPSYRRKGDNMVSKLQRSLYGLKHVSRNWFSKLSTALISFDFTQSEADHSLFFLHRAPASVFVLVYVDDIIIIGFDATLLQDVKDRICTQFHTKDIGVLKYFLGIEVARSQHGLYLCQRKYTLDILDDCGLIGCRPADFPMEQNLKISDASGPILNDPAPYRRLVGRLIYLTITRPDIVHTINILSQFMHQPRQPHLDAAHRLLRYLKGTPGQGLLIPAKNALERSAYCDSDWASCPMTHRSTTGYCIFLGSVPISWKTKKQVTLSCSSAEAEYRAMAVTTCELTWLTYLLRDLGLPPPVRIPLYCGNQATLHIAANPVYHERTKHIELDCHVVREKLQQDLICTLKISSLDQLADLFTKSLGRPQFLHLRSKLGIRDRHAPP from the coding sequence ATGTTTACATTGCAGCCCCCACCTAGTTATCGGCGCAAAGGGGACAATATGGTTAGCAAATTGCAGCGGtctctatatggtcttaaacaTGTCTCCCGCAATTGGTTCTCTAAGCTATCTACTGCCCTGATTAGTTTCGATTTTACCCAATCCGAGgctgatcattccttattttttctACATCGGGCACCCGCGTCAGTTTTTGTACtcgtttatgtggatgacatcatcATTATCGGGTTTGATGCCACCTTACTTCAGGACGTCAAGGACCGCATCTGCACCCAGTTTCATACAAAGGACATTGGGGTTCTCAAATATTTCCTTGGCAtagaagttgcccgttctcagCACGGTCTCTATCTCTGCCAGAGGAAATATACATTGGATATTTTGGATGATTGTGGTCTCATTGGATGTCGGCCTGCTGATTTTCCAATGGAGCAGAATTTAAAAATTTCAGATGCATCGGGGCCCATTCTCAATGACCCAGCTCCTTATCGACGGTTGGTTGGTCGCTTAATATATCTCACAATCACAAGGCCGGATATTGTACATACTATCAATATTTTaagccaattcatgcatcaaCCCCGTCAGCCGCACCTTGACGCTGCACACCGGTTACTTAGATATTTGAAGGGTACTCCAGGTCAAGGTCTCCTCATCCCTGCCAAGAATGCTCTTGAACGTAGTGCTTACTGCGACTCAGACTGGGCTAGTTGCCCGATGACTCATCGTTCCACAACTGGCTATTGCATCTTTCTTGGCTCTGTTCCCATATCTTGGAAGACAAAGAAACAGGTCACTCTATCTTGTTCTTCCGCGGAGGCCGAATACCGCGCCATGGCTGTTACTACTTGCGAACTCACCTGGCTCACGTATCTCTTACGTGATCTAGGTCTACCTCCTCCGGTGCGCATTCCCCTCTATTGCGGCAATCAAGCAACCCTTCATATTGCTGCTAACCCTGTTTACCACGAACGCACCAAACACATTGAGCTCGATTGCCATGTCGTGCGTGAGAAATTACAACAGGATCTCATATGCACCCTCAAGATTTCGTCATTAGACCAGCTTGCCGACCTGTTCACCAAGTCTCTCGGGCGTCCTCAATTTTTACATTTACGGTCCAAGCTGGGCATTCGTGACCGTCatgctccaccttga